The sequence GGCTGGGTAGCGACCAGCCGGACCCGGATGCGGTTGTCCCACCGCAGCGGCCCGACCAGCCGGAACCGTTCCACGGCGACATAGTCCGTGACCAGCAGCCCCTCGGCGTCGTGACCGGTCCGCACGCCGTCGACCGCCACGACCAACGGCGACAGACCGATGTAGCTGCGCGGATCGGTCAGATGCTGGTACACCGCCTCCGGTGGGGCCGCGACCGTGCAGCTCGTCTCGAAGGTGATCGGCGGGTTCCGGTCCTCGGGCACGGCTCATCGTGGCACACCGCCGGCGGGACCGCGTCCCGCCGGCGGCGCGACACCACTCAGGACGGTGACGCCACCCGCTCAAGGCCACGCTCGACGGCGGCGACGAGCTGTGGACGCAGTTCCTGCGGCCGGATGAT is a genomic window of Micromonospora tarapacensis containing:
- a CDS encoding SRPBCC family protein encodes the protein MPEDRNPPITFETSCTVAAPPEAVYQHLTDPRSYIGLSPLVVAVDGVRTGHDAEGLLVTDYVAVERFRLVGPLRWDNRIRVRLVATQPGVQLVSDVRSPGWVSLRAVVDLTAVADGTRVRERVTADAPVPLRRFVASQARRVAADRAAELTRRMAAR